The window AACGGTGAGTTCACTTACTTCGCCGGCGATATCGCGTACCACCTCGATAAGTTTGAACGCGGGTTCGAACGCGTGATCGATATCTGGGGAGCGGACCACCACGGGTATGTGGCGCGCCTCAAGGGCGCATTGCAGGCTCTCGGGTTCGATGCGGACAGGCTGACCGTAGCGCTTGTGCAATTCGCGGTGCTCTACCGTAGCGGCAAGAAAGTCTCGATGTCCACCCGCGCCGGCGAATTCGTAACGCTTCGCGAACTGCGGCAGGAAGTCGGTAACGACGCCGCCCGCTTTTTCTACGTGTTGCGCAAAAGCGACCAGCATCTCGACTTTGACCTCGACCTTGCAAAATCGCAAAGCAACGAAAACCCGGTTTACTACGTGCAGTATGCGCATGCCCGGATTTGCAGCGTACTGGAGGAATGGGGCGGAGATGAGGCGAAGCTCAAGCTTGCAGACATGGCTCCGTTAACCAGCGCCCACGAGCTTGCGCTGCTGCAGCGCTTGATCGAATACCCTGAAATCGTTGAAGGCGCAGCGCGGGACTTTTCTCCGCACCTTATCGCGTTTTATCTCAAAGAACTGGCCGCCGAATTTCACAGCTATTACAATGCAACGCGGTTTCTGGTGCCGGAAGCACAAATCAGGAATGCGCGTCTGGCGCTGGTAGCTGCAGTCCGGCAGGTCTTGCGCAACGGGCTTGGCCTGGTAGGTGTAAGCTGTCCCAAAAAAATGTAGGATATGCAGGTGTCTAGGGATTACAAATCCGATTCTATCGTGTCGAATTCGGGCAATACTACCAGCGCATTTTTTCTCGGCCTTTTTGTCGGGCTGATTCTCGGTTTGACTACCGCTTTGGTCGTTGCGTGGTACGTCAACAAAGTGCCCAGCCCTTTTTTGAGCCATGAAAAAACCACGCCGAGCTTGCCCGGCCCCGAATCGAAAATCCCACCGCCCGTTCAGCAAGCCGCACCCAAGCCAGAGGAAAAACAAGCCAAGGTGCCGGCGAAGGAAAAACCGCGCTTCGATTTTTACAAAATCCTCCCGGGAATTGAGGAACCGGTGACTGAAAAAGAATTGAAACAGACCGCGAAACAGCCCGGCGCGTCCAAGGATGTTTATTATTTGCAGGCAGGCGCTTTTCAAGATATGTCCCAAGCGGACAACCTGAAGGCCAAGCTCGCGTTAATTGGCGTTGAAGCCAAGATACAAAGCGCCACGTTGGGTGATAAAGGCGTATGGCACCGGGTTCGGGTCGGACCCTACACCAACGTGGACGACCTCAACCGGATGCGCGCTAACTTGAAGCAGAACGGCATCGATACCAGCCTGATCAAGGTTCACCCAACCCCCGCAGGGTAGCGGGTAGAAATCAACAGGAGATGTGAATGAAACGAATGCAGTGTTTTCTTTTCTTGTGCGCGCTTTTTTTCGCGAA of the Burkholderiales bacterium genome contains:
- the argS gene encoding arginine--tRNA ligase → QLVDSQGKRYVREASDLLRGVAEAQADPEVHLDGLIANAKKLLGKDYADIHRFVLTEQLNDCRDDLSEFGVTFDAWFSEKSLFDSGQVEHTIELLEKKKQIYAKDGAKWFSSSKFGDEKDRVVLRENGEFTYFAGDIAYHLDKFERGFERVIDIWGADHHGYVARLKGALQALGFDADRLTVALVQFAVLYRSGKKVSMSTRAGEFVTLRELRQEVGNDAARFFYVLRKSDQHLDFDLDLAKSQSNENPVYYVQYAHARICSVLEEWGGDEAKLKLADMAPLTSAHELALLQRLIEYPEIVEGAARDFSPHLIAFYLKELAAEFHSYYNATRFLVPEAQIRNARLALVAAVRQVLRNGLGLVGVSCPKKM
- a CDS encoding SPOR domain-containing protein, with the translated sequence MSRDYKSDSIVSNSGNTTSAFFLGLFVGLILGLTTALVVAWYVNKVPSPFLSHEKTTPSLPGPESKIPPPVQQAAPKPEEKQAKVPAKEKPRFDFYKILPGIEEPVTEKELKQTAKQPGASKDVYYLQAGAFQDMSQADNLKAKLALIGVEAKIQSATLGDKGVWHRVRVGPYTNVDDLNRMRANLKQNGIDTSLIKVHPTPAG